A genomic window from Streptomyces sp. NBC_00234 includes:
- a CDS encoding potassium/proton antiporter, with the protein MAAVRISSRSGLPSLLLYLGIGVAIGQDGIFDVQFDNAELTQVIGYAALVVILAEGGLGTKWKEIRPALPAAAVLSTVGVGISVGVTAAGAHYLVGLEWRQALIIGAVVSSTDAAAVFSVLRKVPLPSRITGVLEAESGFNDAPVVILVVAFSAAGPVEHWYVLVGEIALELAIGAAIGLAVGWLGSFGLRHVALPASGLYPIAVMAIAVSAYAAGALAHGSGFLAVYLAAMVLGNSKLPHWPATRGFADGLGWLAQIGMFVLLGLLVTPHDLIDDFWPAMVVGLVLTVVARPLSVFVSLAPFRLPKREKSLMSWAGLRGAVPIVLATIPMVSGIEGSTRVFNIVFVLVVVYTLIQGPTLPWLARALKISDDPSEAADLGIESAPLERLRGHLLSVAIPAESKMHGVEVGELRLPAGAAVTLVVREGASFVPAPSTVLRRRDELLVVATDPVRDAAEARLRAVGEGGKLAGWLGSGDDSGRGGGSPRAGSRSRARGGPVRSGRPAGPGRSRGSTRAGGTKVPPLSKLAKKIAKGLGSVAGDTSDDSTKAHH; encoded by the coding sequence GTGGCGGCGGTGCGCATCTCGTCACGCAGCGGGCTCCCCAGCCTGCTCCTGTACCTCGGCATCGGTGTCGCCATAGGGCAGGACGGCATCTTCGACGTCCAGTTCGACAACGCCGAACTGACGCAGGTGATCGGCTACGCCGCACTCGTCGTCATCCTCGCCGAGGGCGGTCTGGGCACGAAGTGGAAGGAAATCCGTCCCGCCCTTCCGGCAGCCGCGGTGCTGTCGACCGTCGGTGTGGGCATCAGCGTGGGTGTCACCGCGGCGGGGGCGCACTACCTCGTCGGCCTGGAGTGGCGGCAGGCGCTGATCATCGGTGCGGTCGTCTCGTCCACCGACGCCGCCGCCGTCTTCTCCGTCCTGCGCAAGGTGCCGCTGCCCTCTCGGATCACCGGTGTCCTGGAGGCCGAGTCCGGCTTCAACGACGCCCCCGTGGTGATCCTCGTGGTGGCGTTCTCCGCCGCCGGCCCCGTGGAGCACTGGTACGTACTGGTCGGCGAGATAGCCCTGGAGCTGGCGATCGGAGCGGCCATCGGCCTCGCGGTCGGCTGGCTCGGTTCCTTCGGACTCCGTCATGTGGCCCTGCCCGCGTCCGGTCTCTACCCGATCGCCGTGATGGCCATCGCGGTCTCGGCGTACGCGGCGGGCGCCCTGGCGCACGGCAGTGGATTCCTCGCCGTCTATCTGGCCGCGATGGTCCTCGGCAACTCCAAGCTGCCGCACTGGCCCGCGACCCGCGGCTTCGCCGACGGGCTCGGCTGGCTGGCCCAGATCGGCATGTTCGTACTGCTCGGCCTGCTGGTCACACCGCACGACCTGATCGACGACTTCTGGCCCGCGATGGTGGTGGGCCTGGTCCTCACGGTGGTGGCCCGGCCGCTCTCGGTCTTCGTCAGCCTGGCGCCGTTCCGGCTGCCGAAACGCGAGAAGTCCCTGATGTCCTGGGCGGGGCTGCGCGGCGCCGTGCCCATCGTCCTCGCGACCATTCCGATGGTCTCCGGGATCGAGGGAAGCACCAGGGTCTTCAACATCGTCTTCGTCCTCGTCGTGGTCTACACCCTGATCCAGGGACCGACCCTGCCCTGGCTCGCGCGCGCGCTGAAGATCTCGGACGATCCCTCCGAGGCCGCGGACCTCGGCATCGAGTCGGCGCCGCTGGAGCGGCTGCGCGGACACCTGCTGTCCGTCGCGATCCCGGCCGAGTCGAAGATGCACGGCGTGGAGGTCGGCGAGCTGCGGCTGCCCGCCGGGGCCGCGGTCACCCTCGTGGTCCGGGAGGGCGCGAGCTTCGTGCCGGCACCGTCCACCGTGCTGCGCCGCCGCGACGAACTTCTGGTAGTGGCGACCGATCCGGTGCGCGACGCGGCCGAGGCGCGACTCCGGGCGGTCGGCGAGGGCGGCAAGCTGGCCGGCTGGCTGGGCTCCGGCGACGACTCCGGGAGGGGCGGTGGCAGCCCCAGGGCCGGTTCCCGTTCCAGGGCCCGCGGCGGACCGGTGCGGTCCGGGAGGCCGGCCGGACCGGGGCGCTCCCGCGGATCGACCCGGGCCGGCGGCACGAAGGTGCCCCCGCTGTCGAAGCTGGCGAAGAAGATCGCCAAGGGCCTCGGATCCGTAGCGGGCGACACGTCGGACGACTCCACGAAGGCGCACCACTGA
- a CDS encoding MFS transporter, giving the protein MASTVSDRPGYGQLLRTPGAWTFLLPGFAARQPFAMLTIGIVLLVQHTTGSYGSAGAVAAVSGVSMALFAPQGGKLADRFGQRAVLLPGVVVHAASVGALTALALADAPLWALFAAAVPTGASIPQVGPMVRARWAAVLGAAPGRPASPLMATAAAFESVTDEFTFVVGPVLATALCTGVHPAAGLVTEAALTLVGGLLFAAQRSTQPAPRGAATAAAPHRSALSVPGVRVLAITFLGIGAVFGGMQVSLTAFSEEIGRPGMNGLLYGIFAAGNMLAGIACGAIAWKSSPRRRLIVGYVALTLTASGLWAVHSVPLLAGLGLLVGLSIAPALISGYTLVDALVPASARTEAFTWLTGAVALGQAAAVTVAGQLADRHGASTGFVVPLVGTVLALATLLALRSRLTPKAAGRLVARGVGHREPVTVD; this is encoded by the coding sequence GTGGCGTCCACGGTCTCCGACCGCCCCGGTTACGGGCAGCTGCTGCGCACCCCTGGTGCGTGGACCTTCCTCCTCCCGGGCTTCGCCGCACGGCAGCCCTTCGCGATGCTGACCATCGGCATCGTCCTCCTTGTTCAGCACACCACCGGTTCGTACGGCAGCGCGGGCGCCGTGGCGGCCGTCTCCGGCGTCTCCATGGCGCTGTTCGCACCGCAGGGCGGCAAGCTCGCCGACCGCTTCGGCCAGCGCGCCGTACTGCTGCCCGGTGTCGTGGTGCACGCAGCGTCCGTGGGGGCGCTGACGGCACTCGCGCTGGCCGACGCGCCCCTGTGGGCACTGTTCGCCGCGGCCGTGCCCACCGGTGCCTCCATCCCGCAGGTCGGGCCGATGGTCCGGGCCCGCTGGGCCGCCGTCCTGGGGGCCGCGCCCGGCCGCCCCGCCTCCCCGCTGATGGCCACGGCCGCGGCCTTCGAGTCGGTCACGGACGAGTTCACGTTCGTCGTCGGGCCGGTGCTCGCCACCGCGCTCTGCACCGGCGTGCACCCGGCGGCCGGCCTGGTCACGGAAGCCGCGCTGACCCTGGTCGGCGGCCTGCTCTTCGCGGCCCAGCGCTCCACCCAGCCCGCCCCGCGCGGCGCCGCCACCGCCGCGGCCCCGCACCGGTCCGCGCTCTCCGTACCCGGCGTCCGGGTGCTCGCCATCACCTTCCTCGGGATCGGCGCGGTCTTCGGCGGAATGCAGGTCTCGCTGACGGCGTTCTCCGAGGAGATCGGCCGTCCCGGAATGAACGGTCTGCTGTACGGGATCTTCGCCGCCGGCAACATGCTGGCCGGAATCGCGTGCGGCGCCATCGCCTGGAAGAGCAGCCCCAGGCGTCGGCTGATCGTCGGCTACGTGGCCCTGACGCTGACCGCGTCCGGGCTGTGGGCCGTGCACTCCGTGCCGCTGCTCGCCGGGCTCGGTCTGCTCGTCGGGCTGTCCATCGCACCGGCGCTGATCAGCGGATACACGCTGGTCGACGCGCTGGTTCCGGCCTCGGCACGGACCGAGGCGTTCACCTGGCTGACGGGCGCGGTCGCGCTCGGCCAGGCGGCAGCGGTGACCGTGGCCGGACAGCTCGCCGACCGCCACGGCGCGAGCACCGGATTCGTGGTGCCGCTGGTGGGGACCGTACTGGCGCTGGCAACGCTGCTGGCGCTGCGTTCACGGCTCACCCCGAAAGCCGCCGGACGTCTGGTGGCACGTGGTGTCGGTCACCGCGAGCCGGTCACGGTGGACTGA
- a CDS encoding FmdB family zinc ribbon protein, whose protein sequence is MPTYQYQCTECGEGLEAVQKFTDDALTVCPNCEGRLKKVFSAVGIVFKGSGFYRNDSRGSSSSSTPASSPSKASDSASSSTSSDSKSTASSSSSSSSSASASSAPASSSGTSAA, encoded by the coding sequence GTGCCGACCTATCAGTACCAGTGCACCGAATGCGGCGAGGGCCTCGAGGCGGTGCAGAAGTTCACCGATGATGCCCTGACCGTGTGCCCGAACTGCGAGGGACGCCTGAAGAAGGTGTTCTCGGCGGTCGGCATCGTCTTCAAGGGTTCCGGTTTCTACCGGAACGACAGCCGTGGCTCGTCGTCGAGCAGCACGCCGGCTTCGTCGCCCTCGAAGGCATCCGATTCCGCTTCGTCCTCGACGAGTTCGGACTCGAAGTCGACGGCGTCTTCGTCGTCCTCTTCCTCGTCGTCCGCGTCGGCTTCGTCCGCACCGGCTTCGTCGAGTGGTACGTCGGCGGCCTGA
- a CDS encoding S-methyl-5'-thioadenosine phosphorylase, whose protein sequence is MVNAEAGAEAGAGNAQDALSGGASPGGASSGGADIGVIGGSGLYSFMEDVTEVRVDTPYGPPSDSVFLGEVAGRRVAFLPRHGRGHHLPPHRINYRANLWALRSVGVRQVLGPCAVGGLRPEYGPGTLLVPDQLVERTKARAQTYYDGEVRADGVQPNVAHLGFADPYCPHGRKAALAAARGRDWDAVDGGTLVVVEGPRFSTRAESRFHAAMGWSVVGMTGHPEAVLARELALCYTTLTLVTDLDAGAEAGEGVSHGDVLKVFAANVDRLRSVLFDAVAALPETADRDCACAHALDGIDTGIELP, encoded by the coding sequence ATGGTTAACGCAGAAGCGGGTGCAGAAGCAGGGGCAGGGAACGCGCAGGACGCGTTGTCGGGCGGGGCTTCGCCGGGTGGCGCTTCGTCGGGTGGCGCGGACATCGGTGTGATCGGCGGTTCGGGGCTGTACTCCTTCATGGAGGACGTCACCGAGGTCCGTGTGGACACTCCGTACGGGCCGCCCAGCGACTCGGTCTTCCTGGGCGAGGTCGCCGGACGCCGTGTCGCGTTCCTGCCCCGCCACGGACGCGGCCATCACCTGCCGCCGCACCGCATCAACTACCGGGCCAACCTGTGGGCCCTCCGCTCGGTCGGGGTGCGCCAGGTGCTCGGCCCGTGCGCGGTCGGCGGACTGCGGCCCGAGTACGGGCCGGGGACGCTGCTCGTGCCGGACCAGCTGGTGGAGCGCACCAAGGCCCGCGCGCAGACGTACTACGACGGTGAGGTGCGGGCCGACGGCGTGCAGCCGAATGTCGCGCACCTCGGCTTCGCCGATCCGTACTGCCCCCACGGCCGCAAGGCCGCCCTCGCCGCGGCACGCGGGCGCGACTGGGACGCCGTGGACGGCGGCACGCTGGTCGTCGTCGAGGGACCGCGCTTCTCGACCCGGGCGGAGTCGCGCTTCCACGCGGCGATGGGCTGGTCGGTGGTCGGGATGACCGGGCACCCGGAAGCCGTGCTCGCCCGCGAACTGGCGCTCTGCTACACGACGCTGACGCTGGTGACGGACCTGGACGCGGGCGCCGAGGCCGGCGAGGGCGTCTCGCACGGTGACGTGCTGAAGGTGTTCGCCGCCAATGTGGACCGGCTGCGGTCGGTGCTGTTCGACGCGGTGGCCGCGCTGCCGGAGACGGCGGACCGCGACTGTGCCTGCGCGCACGCGCTGGACGGGATCGACACGGGGATCGAGCTGCCGTAG
- a CDS encoding RcpC/CpaB family pilus assembly protein gives MSPSTPDVRTPGLPASDARPHARHPWSPVSAPAPCGVPPFAPLRVRGGAAHRLRRAMRRQRRAMAAGLALTAAALAASGLAASGPGTTDRAAAGPAASGRGGGAGPAAGTGAAEEAARAVHLVSAPVRIADAATVRLLRPGDRVDVIVADDADSDARVVAKGVRVAAVPRGPAEDGPGSAHLAGGPDPSAGALVVLSVERETATALAGAGVSGRLAVAVTHGH, from the coding sequence ATGTCCCCGTCCACACCCGATGTACGAACGCCAGGGCTTCCGGCGTCCGACGCACGGCCCCATGCACGGCACCCGTGGTCTCCGGTCTCGGCCCCCGCGCCGTGCGGGGTGCCTCCGTTCGCACCGCTGCGGGTGCGCGGAGGCGCCGCGCACCGGCTGCGGCGGGCGATGCGGAGACAGCGCCGCGCGATGGCGGCGGGGCTCGCGCTGACGGCTGCGGCGCTGGCCGCGTCGGGCCTGGCCGCTTCGGGGCCGGGCACGACGGATCGGGCCGCCGCGGGTCCGGCGGCTTCGGGGCGGGGCGGCGGGGCGGGGCCGGCTGCCGGGACCGGGGCTGCGGAGGAGGCGGCGCGGGCCGTGCACCTGGTGTCGGCGCCGGTCCGGATCGCGGATGCGGCGACGGTCCGGCTGCTGCGGCCCGGCGACCGCGTCGATGTGATCGTCGCGGACGACGCGGACTCCGATGCGCGCGTGGTGGCGAAAGGGGTGCGGGTGGCAGCCGTGCCGCGCGGCCCGGCGGAGGACGGACCGGGGTCCGCGCACCTGGCCGGCGGACCGGACCCGTCGGCCGGCGCGCTCGTCGTGCTCTCGGTGGAGCGTGAGACCGCCACGGCCCTGGCCGGTGCCGGGGTGTCGGGACGACTGGCCGTGGCGGTGACCCATGGGCACTGA
- a CDS encoding MscL family protein: MNEKNVSLFEGFKAFLTRGNVIDLAVAVVIGAAFTHVVNAVVTGLINPLVGAFGSQGLEDYTFCLKGPCTTNPEAGETEGIEILWGSVLSATLSFLITAAVVYFLVVMPMAKYLARRAARQAAKDGVQETLEISELEVLKEIRDALLAQRGSGYGGASGGTGDTAPGRGTDA, from the coding sequence GTGAACGAGAAGAATGTCAGTCTCTTCGAAGGCTTCAAAGCCTTTCTGACGCGCGGCAATGTCATCGATCTGGCGGTTGCCGTCGTCATCGGCGCGGCGTTCACCCATGTGGTGAACGCGGTCGTCACGGGCCTCATCAACCCCCTGGTCGGCGCGTTCGGCTCTCAGGGCCTGGAGGACTACACGTTCTGCCTGAAGGGCCCCTGCACCACGAATCCGGAGGCGGGCGAGACGGAGGGCATCGAGATCCTGTGGGGGTCGGTGCTCAGCGCGACGCTGAGTTTCCTGATCACGGCCGCCGTCGTCTACTTCCTCGTGGTCATGCCGATGGCGAAGTACCTCGCACGGAGGGCGGCCAGGCAGGCCGCCAAGGACGGCGTGCAGGAGACCCTGGAGATCAGCGAGCTGGAGGTGCTGAAGGAGATCCGGGACGCGCTCCTCGCGCAGCGCGGCAGCGGCTACGGCGGGGCGTCGGGCGGTACGGGCGACACGGCCCCCGGCAGGGGTACCGACGCGTAG
- a CDS encoding Rieske (2Fe-2S) protein, which translates to MSVTDQQPGGDRGTGDERDALHDRIAADSLTTRRDYLRIVTTVSGGLAIGGLGVAGGILHRHGDEADGKTPGAKQVTRQLLPGESVAFRYPGDEDRAVAVRLDDGTLVGYSAICTHLACAVLWRKDRGTEGELYCPCHEGVFDARTGEVTAGPPPRGLPKVVLTERSDGSVWAIATTRSGESIEDGLCRQIGKEDPGLATRIGCPGTGGGAEAPQKAAPSGPGARTGSGARTGPGTRNAAPPRTNATEADTSGRRTT; encoded by the coding sequence ATGAGCGTCACCGACCAGCAGCCCGGAGGCGACCGGGGCACCGGGGACGAGCGGGACGCCCTGCACGACAGGATCGCCGCCGACTCCCTCACCACCCGGCGCGACTACCTGCGGATCGTCACCACCGTGTCCGGCGGCCTCGCGATCGGCGGGCTCGGAGTGGCCGGAGGCATCCTGCACCGCCACGGTGACGAGGCCGACGGCAAGACGCCCGGCGCGAAGCAGGTGACCCGGCAGCTCCTGCCCGGCGAGTCCGTCGCCTTCCGCTATCCGGGGGACGAGGACCGGGCGGTCGCCGTACGGCTCGACGACGGCACGCTCGTCGGCTACTCCGCGATCTGCACCCATCTCGCCTGCGCCGTGCTCTGGCGCAAGGACCGGGGTACCGAGGGCGAGCTGTACTGCCCCTGCCACGAAGGCGTCTTCGACGCCAGGACCGGAGAGGTCACCGCCGGTCCGCCGCCGCGCGGACTGCCCAAGGTGGTGCTCACCGAGCGGTCCGACGGAAGCGTGTGGGCCATCGCCACGACCCGCTCCGGCGAAAGTATCGAGGACGGTCTGTGCCGCCAGATCGGCAAGGAGGACCCCGGCCTCGCCACCCGTATCGGCTGTCCGGGCACCGGCGGCGGCGCCGAGGCGCCACAGAAGGCCGCGCCGTCCGGACCCGGCGCCCGGACCGGATCCGGCGCCCGGACCGGACCCGGCACCCGGAACGCCGCGCCGCCCCGTACGAACGCCACCGAAGCCGACACCTCTGGCAGGCGGACGACATGA
- a CDS encoding 4Fe-4S dicluster domain-containing protein, with protein sequence MMGRTIFIDPGRCIGCQACVSACRECDSHRGKSMIHLDYTDEGQSVASLPTVCMHCEDPVAPCAEVCPADAILITADGVVQQADTTRCIGCANCVNACPFGVPKIDLQAKLQMKCNLCYDRTAYGLAPMCATVCPTGALFYGTIEELRAERPGVQVADTFVFGETEVRTGVAMVVPAEKVQWPVPGGLPVVEINGKDVRR encoded by the coding sequence ATGATGGGCAGGACGATCTTCATCGACCCCGGGCGCTGCATCGGCTGCCAGGCGTGTGTCTCCGCCTGCCGAGAGTGCGACTCGCACCGCGGCAAATCGATGATCCACCTGGACTACACCGACGAGGGCCAGTCGGTCGCCTCCCTTCCCACGGTCTGCATGCACTGCGAGGACCCGGTGGCCCCCTGTGCCGAGGTCTGTCCGGCCGACGCGATCCTGATCACCGCGGACGGGGTGGTGCAGCAGGCCGACACCACCCGCTGCATCGGCTGCGCCAACTGCGTCAACGCCTGCCCCTTCGGCGTCCCGAAGATCGACCTCCAGGCGAAGCTGCAGATGAAGTGCAACCTCTGCTACGACCGCACCGCCTACGGCCTCGCCCCCATGTGCGCCACCGTCTGCCCGACGGGAGCGCTCTTCTACGGAACGATCGAGGAGCTCCGGGCGGAGCGTCCCGGTGTGCAGGTCGCCGACACCTTCGTCTTCGGCGAGACCGAGGTCCGCACCGGAGTGGCCATGGTGGTCCCCGCGGAGAAGGTCCAGTGGCCCGTGCCCGGCGGGCTTCCCGTCGTCGAGATCAACGGTAAGGACGTCCGCCGATGA
- a CDS encoding molybdopterin oxidoreductase family protein — MTADTPAADRRTVIPLDPSLAPPGTRGFRDAGGIPADQWHADQNGETLVPTHCCFCGVQCGMYLRVDRGGKVFGVEPRNHDINRMRLCPKGINAYQQVNHPDRLTAPLMRRSRDEDFQEVSWDEALDFTVSEIKRIQLAHGNDAFGLLGGASLFSEKTYLVGKFARVALKSRHVDYNGRLCMVSAAGANKLAFGIDRAGNPFSDILLTDCLLIAGSNLGECFPVMTQYVWGARDRGASLIVVDPRETAIARTADIHVALKPGTDSAFFNSVLHVVVEEGLTDTAYLAAHTTGWDEVRAKAAEYPPARAAEICGIPAEQIVQVARTFARAPKAMAWHARGIEHHSQGVENCLSVINLCAATGHIGKPGAGYGTITGQGNGQGGREHGQKSDLLPGGRSIMNEEHRRQICEIWGIEEAELPPAGTSMMEMVWQMQRREIRGLIGICNNPFVSLPNYQVVKEGYDATEFHAQFDFFLSETAANAHVVFPVTTWAEDEGVMANAEARVVKHNKAQDPPPGVRTDTWVMCELARRLGAGDKFAFADSREVFDELRIASAGTVNDYYGITYERLEETGGIVWPCPSTDHPGTPRLFEDGKTYHPDGKIHMQAVEWHVPMDPYDDEHPMSLTTGRTVAHFLSGNQTRRLGALVEQTPRPWAEIHPSHGFRNGEPVRVVTRRGSEVFPALVTEAIRPDTVFIPYHWPVPTAANALTIDALDPRSKIPEYKVCACRIEHAAAIDEVPAPPVAPGHVAYPETQVSRTDPLPPTAPQGRGTSERS; from the coding sequence GTGACCGCGGATACACCCGCTGCCGACCGTCGTACCGTCATCCCCCTCGACCCCTCCCTCGCGCCCCCGGGCACTCGCGGCTTCCGCGACGCGGGCGGCATTCCGGCCGACCAGTGGCACGCCGACCAGAACGGCGAGACGCTCGTCCCCACGCACTGCTGTTTCTGCGGGGTCCAGTGCGGGATGTATCTGCGCGTCGACCGCGGTGGCAAGGTCTTCGGCGTCGAACCCCGCAACCACGACATCAACCGGATGCGCCTGTGCCCCAAGGGCATCAACGCCTACCAGCAGGTCAACCACCCCGACCGGCTCACCGCCCCGCTCATGCGCCGCTCCCGTGACGAGGACTTCCAGGAGGTCTCCTGGGACGAGGCGCTCGACTTCACGGTCTCCGAGATCAAGCGCATCCAGCTGGCCCACGGCAACGACGCCTTCGGACTCCTCGGCGGCGCCAGTCTCTTCTCCGAGAAGACGTATCTGGTCGGCAAGTTCGCCCGGGTCGCGCTCAAGTCCCGGCACGTCGACTACAACGGCCGCCTCTGCATGGTGAGCGCCGCGGGCGCCAACAAGCTGGCGTTCGGCATCGACCGGGCGGGCAACCCCTTCTCCGACATCCTGCTCACCGACTGCCTGCTGATCGCGGGGTCCAACCTCGGCGAGTGCTTCCCCGTGATGACGCAATACGTCTGGGGAGCCAGGGACCGGGGTGCCTCCCTGATCGTCGTCGATCCCCGCGAGACCGCGATCGCCCGCACCGCCGACATCCACGTCGCGCTCAAGCCCGGTACCGACTCGGCCTTCTTCAACTCCGTGCTCCACGTGGTCGTCGAGGAGGGCCTCACCGACACCGCGTACCTCGCCGCCCACACGACCGGCTGGGACGAGGTCCGCGCCAAGGCCGCGGAGTACCCGCCCGCCCGCGCCGCCGAGATCTGCGGCATCCCCGCCGAACAGATCGTCCAGGTCGCCCGCACCTTCGCCCGCGCCCCCAAGGCCATGGCCTGGCACGCCCGGGGCATCGAGCACCACTCGCAGGGCGTCGAGAACTGCCTCTCCGTGATCAACCTCTGCGCGGCCACCGGCCACATCGGCAAGCCGGGCGCCGGCTACGGCACCATCACCGGCCAGGGCAACGGGCAGGGCGGCCGGGAACACGGCCAGAAATCCGACCTCCTGCCCGGCGGTCGCTCGATCATGAACGAGGAGCACCGCCGCCAGATCTGCGAGATCTGGGGCATCGAGGAGGCCGAACTCCCGCCCGCGGGCACCTCGATGATGGAAATGGTCTGGCAGATGCAGCGCCGCGAGATCCGCGGACTGATCGGCATCTGCAACAACCCCTTCGTCTCCCTCCCCAACTACCAGGTGGTCAAGGAGGGGTACGACGCCACGGAATTCCATGCCCAATTCGATTTCTTCCTCTCCGAGACCGCTGCCAACGCGCATGTCGTCTTCCCCGTCACCACCTGGGCCGAGGACGAAGGGGTGATGGCCAATGCCGAGGCCCGCGTGGTCAAGCACAACAAGGCCCAGGACCCGCCGCCCGGTGTACGGACCGACACCTGGGTGATGTGCGAGCTCGCCCGGCGCCTCGGCGCCGGCGACAAGTTCGCGTTCGCCGACTCCCGCGAGGTCTTCGACGAACTCCGGATCGCCTCCGCGGGAACGGTCAACGACTACTACGGCATCACCTACGAACGGCTGGAGGAGACCGGCGGCATCGTGTGGCCCTGCCCCTCCACCGACCACCCGGGCACCCCCCGGCTCTTCGAGGACGGGAAGACCTACCACCCCGACGGCAAGATCCATATGCAGGCCGTCGAATGGCACGTGCCGATGGACCCGTACGACGACGAACACCCCATGTCGCTGACCACCGGCCGCACCGTCGCCCACTTCCTCTCCGGCAACCAGACCCGTCGTCTGGGCGCCCTCGTCGAACAGACCCCGCGCCCCTGGGCGGAGATCCACCCCTCCCACGGCTTCCGCAATGGCGAACCCGTCCGCGTCGTCACCCGGCGCGGCAGCGAGGTCTTCCCCGCCCTGGTCACCGAGGCGATCCGCCCCGACACCGTCTTCATCCCCTACCACTGGCCCGTCCCCACCGCGGCCAACGCGCTCACCATCGATGCCCTGGACCCCCGCTCCAAGATCCCCGAGTACAAGGTCTGCGCCTGCCGCATCGAGCACGCCGCCGCGATCGACGAGGTCCCCGCACCGCCGGTCGCCCCCGGACACGTGGCCTACCCGGAGACCCAGGTCTCCCGTACAGATCCGTTGCCGCCCACGGCCCCCCAGGGCCGTGGCACTTCGGAGAGGAGCTGA
- a CDS encoding MFS transporter — MTEPPEASAEPPAPGTRTGSPGAVDVGPPAPGPERSGAAGNLRSVTARATAAGIAVSVLLIIAIVFGSRMLRNFDSALLPYAVATVFLAFGVAYRYTVWISAPGARRLFTQGLRSLFSVDNFRKAPTALPKMIATYLGFQKFLGARSHARWAAHQLIFWGCILAALITFPLTWGWFTFTSGSGSGPGYEMRIWGFKVLGFDSLNILGWLMFHGLDIAAVLVIPGASYFLWRRMKDRGATTGQRFAYDLVPLIALIVISVTGLLLTFSSIFLHGGGYQFLAILHMVSVVFTLIYIPFGKFFHIVQRPAAVGMQLFKYTGRKDDQVFVCRRCAEPIDTAPYVENLRGTMRDLRLDFDEWAEYCPRCKRVLRGSAYLSQVKKGFK; from the coding sequence GTGACCGAGCCACCAGAAGCTTCAGCCGAGCCGCCGGCCCCAGGCACACGTACCGGGTCTCCCGGTGCGGTCGACGTCGGGCCGCCCGCCCCCGGCCCGGAACGCTCCGGGGCAGCAGGCAACCTCCGCTCCGTCACCGCGCGGGCCACCGCAGCCGGTATCGCCGTCTCCGTCCTCCTGATCATCGCGATCGTGTTCGGCAGCCGCATGCTGCGGAACTTCGACTCGGCTCTCCTCCCGTACGCCGTGGCCACCGTCTTCCTCGCCTTCGGCGTCGCCTACCGCTACACGGTCTGGATCTCCGCGCCCGGCGCCCGGCGCCTCTTCACCCAGGGCCTGCGCAGCCTCTTCTCCGTGGACAACTTTCGTAAGGCCCCCACCGCCCTGCCGAAGATGATCGCCACCTACCTGGGCTTCCAGAAGTTCCTCGGAGCCAGGTCGCACGCCCGGTGGGCGGCCCACCAGCTGATCTTCTGGGGCTGCATCCTGGCCGCCCTGATCACCTTCCCGCTGACCTGGGGCTGGTTCACCTTCACCTCGGGCAGCGGCTCGGGCCCCGGCTACGAGATGCGCATCTGGGGCTTCAAGGTCCTCGGCTTCGACTCGCTGAACATCCTGGGCTGGCTGATGTTCCACGGCCTGGACATCGCCGCCGTGCTCGTCATCCCCGGTGCCTCCTACTTCCTCTGGCGCCGGATGAAGGACCGCGGTGCCACCACCGGTCAGCGCTTCGCCTACGACCTGGTGCCGCTGATCGCCCTCATCGTCATCTCCGTCACCGGCCTGCTGCTCACCTTCTCCTCGATCTTCCTGCACGGCGGCGGCTACCAGTTCCTGGCGATCCTCCACATGGTGTCGGTGGTCTTCACCCTCATCTACATCCCGTTCGGCAAGTTCTTCCACATCGTGCAGCGCCCGGCCGCCGTCGGCATGCAGCTGTTCAAGTACACCGGGCGCAAGGACGACCAGGTCTTCGTGTGCCGCCGCTGTGCGGAACCCATCGACACCGCCCCGTACGTCGAGAACCTGCGCGGCACCATGCGCGACCTCCGCCTCGACTTCGACGAGTGGGCCGAGTACTGCCCGCGCTGCAAGCGGGTGCTGCGCGGCAGCGCCTATCTCTCCCAGGTCAAGAAGGGCTTCAAGTGA